The Channa argus isolate prfri chromosome 13, Channa argus male v1.0, whole genome shotgun sequence DNA window AACGTCTTGACAAAGTGTCGGGTGGCCTTGGGCTCAATGGCCTTGTAGAAGTTTCTCTTTTCAAACACCGCCGTCTCTCCAGTGCGACTGCGTTTCACATGCGATTTGTAATGGCCGACTATATTCACAAAGAACTCCAGGAAGGCGTCTGACACTATCCTGTTCTGCTCCTCCACCACTGAAAGCAAGGAGAGAATCGGTGATGATGGAGCTGTGTTTCTGTCCCTGATGTGTTTGATTTTAGTGAAGTTCTACTCACTCATTGAGTCTTTTCTGGTTTTTAGTGCTTGTAATTCAGCTTGTAATTCATTTCGCAGCTTCGGGGGCAGGATAGAGCTCTCGTCACCAAGCTGGAAAAGGAatatttcacaattttacaaacatttttaaactcaaacaaaatAGCTTCGTGTGACTTTGAAAAATTACAACTGATAACCAAAATGTAGTCAAATACTTACTTCAGCAATGAAGGGCTTCTTTTTACCATCACAAAAGTCGACCATTAGCAGCTGTGTCAAGGAGTGAGATGGTCATTCCAACATGAATTCACTAGTTACAGTAACCCACTCAAACCGAAAGCACAGCCACGTTATACTTGTGCTTAAAGAAGTTTGATAACTTACATCAGTGTGGTCGGTCACCTGGTCCAGCAGTCGTTTCTGGACTCCCAGGAGGTAGGGCGTGGGCGCCATCACTACGTCGATCAGGATCTCCGGAACAATGGGAATTAAGGTGTGCTGCCAGGTGAAGGGGTAAAGTAGAGCTGCCACCGCATGGATGACTTGGGATAACGTGCTGCAGAGAGACGAGAGGGAGCTCACATCAGGAGATTTCATTTGTGCAGCAGGATTTTAGCCACTAATGAATTAAATTGGCCtgtttgtaaagcacttttatccaaagggcttTACAATGTCAATCAGATCAGTTATTTAAACCTCTAATAAGATTTAAAGGGGGCAGCTCAGCTGTACTCTAATAATTCACACGGtaaatgaaaccaaacacaAACTTTTACAGCGCTGCAGAGTCATGTCGAACTTCCCCCCTGCTGAAATCACTCTGCCTGTAACACCGATGCTGTTCTCACCAACTGAGTCGATTTTGGCCATTTGTGCAATGCAACCTGATGGGTTTACACATTACAAGCCTACTAggagatttaaatttaaataattacaattatgaAGGCTTGTCTCTTCTATGggcatttaaaagtaaaagtctgCTTCTTCCCGCAGTTGTGGTAAAGAAagtcaatgtaaatgtaaaccttTAATAGCActgtgtgtaaagtgtgtgcTGCTACATTAAACCTAGTGCAGGACTTTCCATGGTTTGGTCTCCAGGTGAGTGCACGAGGGTGGGGGGCTCATACCTCAGCTCATCCGCGACGAAAACGATCCGCCGCTCCAGGACGGCGGCGGCAAACACCTTTAACAAATCCTCGACCTCCAGGCAGTTAAAGAGCGAGGCGAAGTTGACGTGCTCCAGCCGGGAATCCAGCGGCCGGGTCAGACGAATGATCTAGTGGAAAGTCACCACTGTCACAAATACGTCGACAGTGTCACCAGCATGTCATCGCTGCACTGTCTAACTACACTGTCGCTGATTTATTGTGAAGGACTGAGGTTCGTTTTAGTGCTTCCACGTTCGGCCTTAACTCTGATCATGACAAAGAGTCTACGTGGCCAGAGACCTGTTGCCCTCATGTCACCCTGCTCCACAAAACAATGGTCAACAAATGCTTGAGATTACAAGGAACTGTTCAAACACGGCTGGATGGGAGTAGTGTTGTGCTTTGAAATTAAGGTTGGGTAACGGTGGGCAGGTCCAGACACGACTCCACATGAGCACACACCCACCTGCAGGATCTCATATGTCAGTGACACGACTCAGAAATGTTGCAAAAGAGGCTGAATTAACAGACAATCTGATCGAGCTGTGACACAACTGCCACATCACTCGATCAGTTCTGAAGAACTGTGAACTCAAGGCCAGTGTAACATGAAATCGACTGACCTAATGTTCTGCTCCTGTCAGTGAATTTAGTCAGAGCCAAACTTCCCTAATGCTACATCCTGAATGACTGCGTTGTATTTCAGTGACACTTTTAAATCCTTAACGTTAAACTTTGATTTAAACCTGAACAAGCAACAACCAACACAATGAGAGAAGTTACTCTTTGCGTCTGCCTCAAACTCCAAGCAAACGCCTCTGAACAGAAGAAGGGTTTTGGGTCTGACCTCAGTGCCCGAATCAGGAATGAAGCTCTTAATCTCCACAGTGTTTCCTGGAGCTGGGAACGGAGACTCGCGTAGCTTCTGCATGAATGGGTAGATCATGGCCATGGAGATCTGCCGGCGCTTCTCCACCTCATCAAATATCTacgcgcacatacacacagagttCTGTTACAGGACCAATACACATTAACATTCACTttatataacaaaaaacaataaaaataaaagtctctcAAGCATTTGGTTTTGTAAAGTGTTTAAAACTTCACCATTAACGTCTTAAATAAATGCCAGTATTTACATAAAGCTGAAGCTTTTCAACTAGACTTTAACTTTAGTTTGTAAAATTCTAAAATACACACCGCCATGAACACAGTGTCGAATTTAGACAGTGTGAAACCGAAAAATACAGAGAACACGGAGTAAAATGTGAGTCATcgtgttactttttaaattgtgcaaATGACAACCTGCAAGTCAAACTTTCCGTGTTCCCACAGCGGAAActtagaaaataattaattcaatgCAACCTTTGGCTCCCACTAACCTTCAGGCTGCATTTAGACACACTTTGTGAATCAAACACCAAGGAGTGTTTGATTTATGTAGGTGTATCAGACAATCTTCCACAGAGAGATGACCCTCACACACTTTTCACGTTACACCCACAACAAACTAATAAcgtaaatgaaaagaaatgtagtggtgtttttttttttctcttcctcttacTCTGAAAGTTCCAGGTACTTTAATTGTTCCGATTCTTATCCATCACACACCACCATCGGTAAGGCAACATATATACACCCGACAGAGCTTAATTCGTGGTCACAATTCCCCTCAGACATGTGGACTGTCAGTAAGTGACAATCGTTTTTCAAGGccaatgaaaatgtttgcattccctGAATGATGGACAgtgaagcataaaaaaaaataaaggtcgTCTTTGGAATGGGCTGGTTTTCTGCATCGGTTGGTGATAAAATACTTCAGGTATCATAATCCTGCAGCATATCTCAATAAACATGATAAATTTATTTTCCCCTCGATGCCGAAGCTGTCCAGGCCCGTCGGCCCCTGGATGAGATTTCCAGGTTGGTCTGCTACATCCACTTCAGTCTCATAtgttcacaaaacattttattagcgGTGTCATCGAGTGTGAAGATGCTTTTTGGCAAACTTCAGGCATGTTTTCTTTGGAAAGTGGTGTTTTCCACCATTCAGCCAAGCACTTTGGAGTGATTTTAGCTGAGCACCCACTTCTAGGAAGAGCAGCCACAGAACTAAAACATCTCCTTTTATACAGTTTGTCAAACTCTGGAATGATTAATGTTTAAACAACCAGATTACTTCGTAGTACTTTTCAGTGTTCGACTTTACATCATATCAGATGttcaaaatgagacattttagcatttcatggaaaatatgagctcatttcgaatttgatggcagcaacactcagcaatctcagaaaagttggaaaaggggcaacaaaaggctggaaaagtaactgccacaaatcaaaaacaaatggagcatttgacaactaattaggttaataggcaacaggtcagtaacatgactgggtagaAAAGGAGAATTTCAGAcagcagagcctctggaatgcaaagatgggcagaggtctAAATATTGTggaacatttttagaaaactgTTACTCAATGTAGAATTGCAAAGACTGACGGtgccaccatctacagtatatcgTCCATAAATTCAGGAGGAAActcgaaggtcaaaactggatgcgcgtGACcattgggccctcaggcagcactgcactTAAACCAGGCCTGATTCTCTTCTGGACATcgctgcatgggctcaggaattATTCCAGAAAATCACTGTCCTTGAACACAGTCCACTGTGCAATTCACACATGTTTGCTAAAGCTGTGTCATGCAAAGGAGACGCCaaatgtgaacacgatccagaaacgccgccgtgttctctgggccaaagctcatttaaaatggtctgaagcaaaatggaaaactgttctgtggtcagatgaatcaaaattaaaaattctttttggaaaacgtGGACACTGTGttctgcagactaaagaggagagggaccatccagcttgttatcagcagacagtttaaaagcctgctTCTCTGATGGTGTGGAGGTGCATTAGTACCTAtgctgtgggcagcttacacatctggaaagacaccgtcaatgctgaaaagtaatgctgaaaagtaatgctgaggttttagagcaacgtatgctcccatccagacaacgtctctttcagggaagtcCGTGCTTATTTCATCAAGACAATGCtgaaccacatactgcatttatcacaacagcatggcgtcacaggagaagagtgtgggtgctgaactggcctgtctgcagtccagacctttcaccaatagaaaacatatggactgttgagcagctagaatcctgcatcactTCCCAGACAGTGAggagaagaggggatgctacacaatggtgaaCATAACCATGTTCCTTGAACTGCTGCCAGAAGCTTCCTAGTTCGAATCCACCTGCCGACCGTTGCCGTTGAGTTTActtgttctccttgtgcttgtgtggttttCTTCCAGCTTCCTTGCAACCATTCACTGGTTGCaaggaataaaagaaaaaagaaaaatgcagttCTTTGTTGAGTACAGCATGCAATGACAGTGAATTCCTCCTTGAGAAGCTGAACTCACCTTGGAGAAGAGGCCGAAGCTGGCCACACTGCTGATGATGCAGTATGCTTCAGGCGGCCGAGCTCCTTTCCCTCCAGGCTGCAGATTGAAGAGTAAAAGACAGAGGATGAGAAATCACGGCGGCTCTTCATGAAGACTAACAGTGAAGGCCACACACTGACCAGTAACCTCCTGCAGTATCCATTTCGTCTGCTGCCATCAATCTCAGTGAGAACAAAGGAGAAGGTCTCGCTGCAAACGAAAAGAGGAGAAGTAGGGACAGAGGATTTAAACTGATGCACACTGAATCAAACACAGGAGTAGTGTTGTCGGAACGGTAGAACAGAAGAAGCTGTACCTGTGGTATTCAGTCAGTGGAGCCCAGTTGACTCCCTctgggaaacaaaacaaagtgattgccttcagtgtcttctcctcctcttccttctgaTATTTCACCATCCCATCTCTCTGAACGGAAacacattcttttaaaaaagtgtttgtatttattccACACAATGTGAGCATCTGTTAACAAGTTTTCCCTGGTGTACAAACACTTCATCTCCACATTGCAGCTTTGAAGCAATACTGCAGCAACACTGGGGTTAATGTGTGCAGCAGTTGCATCACCAGATCTCTATCTTTAATTATGGGAACGATCTTTTACTTTAAGGGTGTTTGTTGATATTCAAACCAGCAGCTTTGCCTTGTCCAGGTGAGTCTCACTCAGCAAACACTCCGGGTTTACTTTGCCAGACGGACGTCCTGGTTTGGCTGTTTGTTTATTATCCGCCATTAAACTGACCTTGGGAAACTGGTAGGTGATCTGAGGCTCATAGTTGCCGTCCTTGGTCTTCTTGAGGCTGACAACTACCAGATACTCGAAGAAGTACTGACCACTGGCGTAGCGCTGCTGCCGGGATGCGTTGTCTTCTGCTGTGGGACATATTGTCTCTGCCAGCTCAGGCTGTTTTGGTTCTACACAGAAATGTGGAGATACATTGTGCATGAGCATTGTGCAAGGTTGACACCACTTGGTTTCTGACCTGCAATGCTTCATATCACTACAGGCCTGCAGATTTTCCCCTCGTGCGTGGAgaatggaaaaaatacaaaataaatgtgagaGACAAAACCTCAACTTAATGTGGGTGGATGGAGAGACGTGGTCAACAATGCACCGAGCTAGCTGGAATTCAGATAAGCCTTGGCTCAAACCCCCCCTTTGGACCTCAAGTTGgactgtgcagctgttttttcaGTAAATGTGCCCTTGCAAATGTTTATCACAAGGATGCATATGCAGTTGACTCGCGAACAGTCCTCACTATTTACACTCCTCTGTTTGCGTGCTAGAAAACACTTTAGTTATTCTAAAGAACGCCCTCAATGGTTTTCAGCTGCTCGGTGTTtttgtagggttttttttttttttttttgtgagtctGCTGATGAGATGAGAAGCTCTAGATTTAGGGACAAGACCCCGAAGCAAGGAGAAACAACAAGTCTGGctctgtccaaacacacacctacTAACACTTCCAATGTTCTTGGACTAACATGTGTTGTCTTGTTAGTTTCATCattcaacaaaaatgtaaaaatgacagcAGGGGATTTGAATCGATACAGCTGCCCACAGAGGTCTGTGCTGCCTTCACTGCGCAGCCCATCACACTGAcatcattttattgtaaactGCTGCATATTGTTATGAATGCTGCACAACACAGTTGCTAAGCGGTTTAACTTTAGCAACTTGTGGTTGGTAAAATGACGTAACTATTGCAATGAAGTTAATATCATACTGAAGTACTATTTCGCAATATTCCAGCCGATGACAATGGTTATTCATTTGAAGGCTGTTGGGAGGGGTCAGCAGGCTGATGTCTAAATGTGTTCAGTTGAATTTATTCTCTCTGCTGATGGAACTTGTCTTCCCTGGTTGACTGACTCGACCGCTCTGTTCAGACACCATTGTTCCCCACAGTGACAACACACCAGCTTCACCGTGTCTCCTTCACAATGGCTGCTCATGTGTTTTCTGCCGCATTCCTCCCtttttgtctaaaataaaagcacccgagggaggtttttgtGCAGTTTGGCACAAAACGGGGTTGAGATTCCCAGCTGCGAGCTGAAGTTTTACTTTATAAATGCGATCGTGGCTTTGTATGAATCAGTATGTGTGATTATAAAAACGTgttctgcattttctctcattttgttatacataatttaattttctcaTTATGTTATACGTCAATCTAGGCTCATTTAGGAGAACTGATGTCCAAGCTACAGAATTTAGCATTTGCAGTTTTATGACAGACTGAACCTTAAATACAGACTGAAGCAGCAGTGTAACATATTTAGAGTGTATGCAGCTACTTTATTGTTCATTCaattaataaaatgcaatagTGCGTTTTGGATATTTCTGAGTTTCATACTCTGTGACTCTCAACTCAGTGATGGTGTCGCACTAAAAACATATTGTTGCCATGCATTCTGTTAATTCACATAAGATAATCTGCCAAGATGTTACAGAGTTAAGACAACAACTAGCGAGACTTTGTGCTAATTGTGGGCATCTGGTGCTGAAGGTTTTCAAAGTACAGAAGTCGACTTTGTTGAGAAGCAGTCAAACCAGCAGTATCCAACTCCCTGTGGTTTTTAAAACACCTCTGTGCACCTTCAAACTTCATGCAGCAGGAGTCCGTCTCAACATGCCCACCCTTCAACTCACCCCTCCTGTGTGTCTCACAGCTTTACCACCTCTGCCTCAGATGTGGTTTGACCAATGTTTCCTGTGCTAGACAGCGAGGAAGGAGAGACGTGAGGAAGATAGACGGCCATGTTGGCCAAGCGGAAAGCCTGCAGTATCTGTAGCAGTACCTGGAGCAGCAGTCAAGTGTAACACTCACTTTCTTTTTTGCCTATTCGCATTCCGGAGCACATGGTGCTAAACCTCTTGAATGGCCCCTGTCGTCCACCTTCATCTGCACCTGGGATGGCATCTGCAGGAGAAACAAGACCAGCAGCTGCTCAGAAATTAAGTGTCTCTCTATGTTTCCACACTTATTTGGCCCGACTATCAGCAATAGCTGCTCTCCTCTTTAATAGGAGAGAGCTACAGGCTACAGGTCCACTAGTCCAACCCCGAGCCTCAAGGTATCTTTGCTCAGAAGGCTGAGTTAATAAAAGGACAAATATCAATTATAAAACATACACTAtcacaggtaaaataaaaaggtagaaggttttttgttttcagtgaaactTTGGAGACTGTACTTACTGTGGTTCGCAGAGACATCAGAGATTAAGTTGGATGAAACTTTGGGCTGCTCACCTGCACAACACAGTTGAGGAACATTCCGTCAGAAACCATATTTGTTAAATGCAGTTACTCACACAGACTATAAAATACTCATTGTCCCACTGTAAGTCCAAGCAACGTGGGGTGAAAAGACGcaggagatttaaaaaaagatatgaaGCAAGAGTCAacagtttgacaaaaaacagaGCAAATAAAGTAAAGTCTGGTTTAACAAAATCTCGTGCATCATTTCAACAACGCACCTGATCGCTCAGGTCCATTCAGAACCTCTGTGGTACTGGACACACAGACCTGAGTCTACTGGTacatttagtttatattttaaatgggtgtaaatggtaaaaacaCTATAAAGTCCATTGACAATCAGCTTCCATGTGGGTGTTAACTGGATTAGTCACATAACTCAAATGTTTGCAGCGCGTTTTCGTGTGAGTGGGCACATGGTCTGTATTACTTGAGGACAGTTAAGCAAAAGTTAAAACCAAGGTAGAAACGAGACAAAAGGCAACAACAGGCAAATGTGAGCCGATAGGTCAGTGGCACAGAGTTGGTCTTTAGTCGGATCTCAACAGTAGCGGGACTAAATGTGTCACGGATTTAGAAGAAACCTTTGCACAGAGCTGAGTGTTTCAGAGGCAGATTGATTTATTGAGGACTGCGAGGAAGCTAAGGCTGAACTTGTTGGACCAGGCGATGAGGATGTGTCTTCATGCAACTTGTGTCAGATCAAGTGTTGAGACATTTCTATTGACACTAAACTAATTAAAActgagttcttttttttttttttttgcactgaagtattcatgaatattttaacataagaTGGATGATAATTTCTGACCAATGTACCAGAGCACAATTAATATCTTCTTGTTGCCTAACAGCAAAGGTTCTATGGTTTTATTAGTGCAGAGCTAAGTCTGCTGAATCATCTGTTTACTTCAGGCTCTGACGAAAGAATTTTCAAGCCTGTGCTGCATTCAGGCGATGGAAAAACCTGCTTTCCAAAGAAAACTATTGTCCATCTCCTATGTGAGATGCTGAACACAAGCAGATAAAGTACGGTGATTATTCTAGAAGAAAAATTCTTTACATTAAGCTTGTTTGTGAATCTCTCAAATTCTTCTTAAAGCAACAAATCGCAAGTCTTAAAACTTTTtgtgtcctttcggcttatcctgggagttcagggtcgccacagcagatcattgttgatttggcacagtttttacggcggatgcccttcctgaggcGACCCTCCCCAAATTCAGAcaggaaagggctgttgggggttcagtgtcttgtccagacaCGCTTCAACATATAGCCCAGGAAAAAAGGGAttgaaacactgaccctgtggtccgtggacgactgcctttagcAACTGAGCTACTGGTGCCAACATCAAGATAGAATagtagaggaaaaaaaaacacagacactccAGAAGGTTACTAAGTAAAGcaagtaaaagtgaaagcaTTTCAGTATTTCCAGTGTGACATGTGCTCATTTCTTAaccaacaaaagtaaaagtcaattcaattaaataaaaataaaaaataaaaataaaaatgtccagaAACTAATTTGACCTCAAATTGAAGGCACAAATTCTTTGAGGGCACAGTTTACAGCCCAAACACTCACTGTTGACAACACAAAAACCACCAACAGTACTTTCCATTTCACTTCCTGCTGACAAGGGGGGAAACTGTAGGGAGACCGAGTTTTTACTGTCACACagtgaagtaaagaaaaatgaacGTGAATAATTTGAGTGAGGATAGAAATCCACTCCACAAATACCTCAGATACTGTAGAGCAGTAACAAAATACTTGGCCGCCCCTTTAAAATCTTTTGACAGCGTGTTCTGTGTAACATCCAGAGCTGCCGAGTGACTCATGCAAGAACATTTCTAATCCCAAAGCTCCTCTATGGGGGGGTTTTCCTTAACTTTAAgattatttttacctttaatagacagATGCAGGCAGGAAGCAGTGTGCATTAGTCTCATGAAGTACTTTATGGCCTATTGCCCTTGTTTTTCCAAATACTCTTGTTTTGTGGACGTTATTTTCACCGTTTTGACAAATGTAACGTCTTCGACTTTTCAATCATCCGCAAAGCACTTTAAGATTGCATTCATATGTACAAAAGGTGCTATTCCAATAAAGTTTTGACtgatttgtttgaaaaagcacagagagagacagagggggggGAGGAGATTCCCCCCATTCTCCTTTAATGGAAGAGTTTGACATCTTGTGACTTGTGGCCGTTAAGCGTAGCTGAGGATACAGACTGGAAACCAGGGGAAACAGCTAAAGGAAGCTGAAGAACTTTACAGTCCTTTACCAGCAGCACGGAGACGGCAAGTGCAGTTATTTGATGGCCACTAACTAAAGGGTCAGTAAAGAGAAGAAAGTTGAGGATCTTCACAGTCAGAAATCCGCTTTCTGAAGTTGTTCTCAATCCAACTTGAGACCTTTTAAACGttatgaggcacatgtggaacaaatgtgGACTGGACCTTATTTTATCAATAGCATCaggtttaattttgtttaaaacactttgtttttatcCGTCCTTCTGTCCGACTGATCCCCAGA harbors:
- the dennd2da gene encoding DENN/MADD domain containing 2Da isoform X3, which produces MDKTQQVTLEQPRPPSARRSFSFSSLRIKKRHSSDEGSGFTRPRGLLSFSSVREKSRNVRDEDDVPPLSSVQDKLKKTGEQPKVSSNLISDVSANHNAIPGADEGGRQGPFKRFSTMCSGMRIGKKEKPKQPELAETICPTAEDNASRQQRYASGQYFFEYLVVVSLKKTKDGNYEPQITYQFPKRDGMVKYQKEEEEKTLKAITLFCFPEGVNWAPLTEYHSETFSFVLTEIDGSRRNGYCRRLLPGGKGARPPEAYCIISSVASFGLFSKIIRLTRPLDSRLEHVNFASLFNCLEVEDLLKVFAAAVLERRIVFVADELSTLSQVIHAVAALLYPFTWQHTLIPIVPEILIDVVMAPTPYLLGVQKRLLDQVTDHTDLLMVDFCDGKKKPFIAELGDESSILPPKLRNELQAELQALKTRKDSMMVEEQNRIVSDAFLEFFVNIVGHYKSHVKRSRTGETAVFEKRNFYKAIEPKATRHFVKTFMQTQMFDLFIQEVEQHPDGPQLGIFDKKILEYQEKKKREKAKKH
- the dennd2da gene encoding DENN/MADD domain containing 2Da isoform X1, translated to MDKTQQVTLEQPRPPSARRSFSFSSLRIKKRHSSDEGSGFTRPRGLLSFSSVREKSRNVRDEDDVPPLSSVQDKLKKTGEQPKVSSNLISDVSANHNAIPGADEGGRQGPFKRFSTMCSGMRIGKKEKPKQPELAETICPTAEDNASRQQRYASGQYFFEYLVVVSLKKTKDGNYEPQITYQFPKRDGMVKYQKEEEEKTLKAITLFCFPEGVNWAPLTEYHSETFSFVLTEIDGSRRNGYCRRLLPGGKGARPPEAYCIISSVASFGLFSKIFDEVEKRRQISMAMIYPFMQKLRESPFPAPGNTVEIKSFIPDSGTEIIRLTRPLDSRLEHVNFASLFNCLEVEDLLKVFAAAVLERRIVFVADELSTLSQVIHAVAALLYPFTWQHTLIPIVPEILIDVVMAPTPYLLGVQKRLLDQVTDHTDLLMVDFCDGKKKPFIAELGDESSILPPKLRNELQAELQALKTRKDSMMVEEQNRIVSDAFLEFFVNIVGHYKSHVKRSRTGETAVFEKRNFYKAIEPKATRHFVKTFMQTQMFDLFIQEVEQHPDGPQLGIFDKKILEYQEKKKREKAKKH
- the dennd2da gene encoding DENN/MADD domain containing 2Da isoform X2, producing the protein MSLSATATAAERTLFVCLFVCECVCVCVCVFVCVRIKSAMSEIIPRIQRGAGGKWSEQPKVSSNLISDVSANHNAIPGADEGGRQGPFKRFSTMCSGMRIGKKEKPKQPELAETICPTAEDNASRQQRYASGQYFFEYLVVVSLKKTKDGNYEPQITYQFPKRDGMVKYQKEEEEKTLKAITLFCFPEGVNWAPLTEYHSETFSFVLTEIDGSRRNGYCRRLLPGGKGARPPEAYCIISSVASFGLFSKIFDEVEKRRQISMAMIYPFMQKLRESPFPAPGNTVEIKSFIPDSGTEIIRLTRPLDSRLEHVNFASLFNCLEVEDLLKVFAAAVLERRIVFVADELSTLSQVIHAVAALLYPFTWQHTLIPIVPEILIDVVMAPTPYLLGVQKRLLDQVTDHTDLLMVDFCDGKKKPFIAELGDESSILPPKLRNELQAELQALKTRKDSMMVEEQNRIVSDAFLEFFVNIVGHYKSHVKRSRTGETAVFEKRNFYKAIEPKATRHFVKTFMQTQMFDLFIQEVEQHPDGPQLGIFDKKILEYQEKKKREKAKKH